The Parabacteroides sp. FAFU027 genome includes a window with the following:
- the ubiE gene encoding bifunctional demethylmenaquinone methyltransferase/2-methoxy-6-polyprenyl-1,4-benzoquinol methylase UbiE — MKHKGYKCETVLPYDEKGSKKDQIVKMFDAISGNYDPMNRFMTMGIDKQWRKKAILSLKKFEPKQILDVATGTGDFAINANRLLQPEHITGIDISDGMLEVGRKKLANLGLQDKISLAIGDSMKLDFETGTFDAVTVAFGVRNFENLEQGITEMCRVLKPGGNLVILEMSEPERFPTREMYRIYSKTVIPAFARVFSKDKKAYSYLPKSIEAFPQGKEMVALLKRCGFSQVVNKKFTMGVCAFYMATK, encoded by the coding sequence ATGAAACATAAAGGCTATAAATGCGAAACCGTCCTTCCATACGATGAAAAGGGCAGCAAGAAAGATCAGATCGTGAAAATGTTTGATGCAATTTCCGGTAACTACGATCCGATGAACCGTTTCATGACGATGGGCATTGACAAGCAGTGGCGCAAAAAAGCTATTCTCAGTTTGAAGAAATTTGAACCAAAGCAAATTCTGGATGTAGCTACCGGTACAGGCGATTTTGCAATTAATGCCAACCGTTTACTCCAACCGGAGCACATTACGGGAATTGATATTTCGGACGGAATGCTAGAGGTGGGTCGTAAAAAGCTCGCGAATCTGGGATTGCAGGATAAAATTTCGCTTGCTATTGGAGACAGTATGAAGCTAGACTTCGAGACCGGGACTTTCGATGCCGTGACTGTTGCTTTCGGTGTTCGTAATTTTGAAAATCTGGAGCAGGGTATTACCGAAATGTGCCGTGTGTTAAAACCAGGTGGAAATCTCGTTATCCTTGAAATGTCAGAGCCTGAAAGATTCCCGACACGCGAAATGTATCGCATCTATTCTAAGACTGTAATTCCTGCGTTTGCCCGTGTATTCTCCAAAGATAAAAAGGCCTACAGCTATTTGCCGAAATCTATCGAAGCATTTCCCCAAGGCAAGGAGATGGTCGCATTACTCAAGCGTTGTGGATTCAGCCAAGTGGTCAATAAGAAATTCACGATGGGTGTTTGTGCTTTTTACATGGCAACTAAGTAA
- a CDS encoding S-adenosylmethionine:tRNA ribosyltransferase-isomerase, translating to MNHPRHIRIEEYNYNLPDERIAKFPLSERDQSKLLLYKKGEISESNFGNLPEFLPENALMVFNNTRVIQARLHFYKETGACIEIFCLEPIAPADYAISFQSSGKCTWLCMVGNLKKWKSGQLKLDIATDNGTTALFAEKIATKGNTHEIRFTWENSEITFAQILDSVGELPIPPYLNRDTEDSDLETYQTVYSKIEGSVAAPTAGLHFTEKVFEELEKKGIERAELTLHVGAGTFQPVKSELIADHEMHTEFITVKRSLIEKLLSERPVIAVGTTSVRTLESLYYIGCLLEFRPNATAEGLMVRQWMPYDQTWTLTVEQSLTNIINYLERQNSDKLVTSTQIMIAPSYQYRIVKGIVTNFHQPTSTLLLLVSAFVGEVWKRIYDYALSHDFRFLSYGDSSLLLP from the coding sequence ATGAATCATCCCCGCCATATCCGTATAGAAGAGTACAATTACAATCTTCCCGACGAACGAATTGCGAAATTTCCATTATCGGAGCGAGACCAGTCAAAACTGCTTCTGTATAAAAAAGGAGAAATCAGCGAATCTAACTTTGGTAATCTTCCCGAGTTCCTTCCGGAGAACGCTCTTATGGTGTTTAATAACACCCGTGTTATTCAGGCGCGGCTTCATTTTTATAAAGAAACCGGAGCTTGTATCGAAATCTTCTGCCTGGAACCGATTGCCCCGGCTGACTATGCCATATCTTTCCAATCTTCAGGAAAATGCACCTGGCTTTGCATGGTTGGTAATCTAAAAAAATGGAAGTCCGGCCAACTGAAACTCGATATTGCAACAGACAACGGCACTACAGCTCTATTCGCTGAAAAGATAGCCACAAAGGGCAATACACACGAAATTCGTTTTACCTGGGAAAATTCAGAGATTACATTTGCCCAAATACTGGACAGTGTAGGCGAATTACCCATCCCCCCCTACCTGAACCGCGATACGGAAGACAGTGATCTGGAAACTTACCAAACCGTTTATTCTAAAATAGAAGGCTCGGTAGCCGCCCCAACGGCAGGGTTGCATTTTACAGAAAAAGTATTCGAAGAACTGGAAAAAAAAGGGATCGAACGAGCGGAATTAACACTACACGTAGGTGCCGGCACTTTCCAGCCTGTTAAAAGCGAATTGATTGCCGATCACGAAATGCATACCGAATTTATCACGGTGAAACGGTCGTTGATAGAGAAATTACTATCGGAACGACCGGTAATTGCAGTGGGAACAACCTCTGTACGCACACTGGAAAGCCTCTACTACATCGGCTGCTTGCTGGAATTTCGCCCGAATGCAACTGCCGAAGGATTGATGGTACGCCAATGGATGCCATATGACCAAACCTGGACACTAACAGTTGAGCAATCTCTTACAAATATTATCAATTATCTGGAGCGTCAAAATAGCGACAAACTGGTAACATCGACACAAATCATGATTGCTCCGAGCTACCAATACCGAATTGTAAAGGGCATTGTGACAAATTTCCACCAACCGACAAGCACATTATTATTGCTGGTTTCCGCTTTCGTGGGAGAAGTTTGGAAAAGAATCTATGATTATGCATTATCGCATGACTTCCGCTTCCTGAGCTATGGAGACAGCTCATTACTTCTACCGTAA
- a CDS encoding pyrimidine/purine nucleoside phosphorylase has translation MSQFENVTVVKKANVYFGGQVTSRTVLFADGTKKTLGIMMPGEYEFGTDSNELMEILGGEMDVKLPGSEEWITVKEGDDFRVPAKSKFQLVVKEATDYCCSYY, from the coding sequence ATGTCACAATTCGAAAACGTAACAGTAGTAAAAAAAGCGAACGTATATTTCGGGGGTCAGGTTACCAGCCGCACAGTGTTGTTTGCTGATGGAACAAAAAAAACTTTAGGTATCATGATGCCGGGTGAGTATGAATTCGGTACGGATTCTAATGAATTAATGGAAATTTTGGGTGGTGAGATGGATGTTAAACTTCCAGGCTCAGAAGAATGGATTACCGTGAAAGAAGGCGACGATTTCCGTGTTCCGGCCAAATCGAAATTTCAGTTGGTGGTAAAAGAAGCTACAGACTACTGCTGTTCTTACTATTGA
- a CDS encoding LacI family DNA-binding transcriptional regulator, producing MAEKVTIYDLAKQLNTTASTVSRALQNHPRISKKMKARVMELAEKLNFQPDPVAMHLRTGRSSVIAVIVPRVSRNFFASVITGIEQVAYQNGYSVIISQSNEQYETEKAIAKALLNKKIDALAVSISAETTDYSHFQPFINKGTPIVFFDRVPESLNVSKVEVDNYEAAFQAVEHLIAQGCRKIYHLSGPMTLSVYKNRMQGYKDAMKKHGIEPQENWFYQNAITLETGTEATKQIIQSGDLPDAILAAGDFSAIGVILTLKKAGIRIPDDIAVVGFANETFDIFIDPELTSVDLDSQQLGETSAEILIEQLNQSPEEREEKHIKFPPKLMIRDSSLKAKKYD from the coding sequence ATGGCAGAAAAAGTCACTATATACGATCTTGCAAAGCAATTAAATACCACGGCATCAACTGTTTCGAGGGCGCTGCAAAATCATCCACGCATAAGCAAAAAGATGAAAGCCCGGGTGATGGAATTGGCCGAAAAGCTGAATTTTCAGCCCGATCCGGTGGCTATGCACCTGCGTACTGGCCGGAGTTCGGTGATTGCAGTGATTGTACCGCGTGTCAGCCGAAACTTTTTTGCCTCCGTCATCACCGGAATTGAGCAGGTGGCTTACCAAAACGGTTACAGTGTCATTATTTCCCAATCAAACGAGCAATACGAAACTGAAAAAGCTATTGCTAAAGCGCTGTTGAATAAAAAAATTGATGCGCTGGCTGTGTCTATCTCTGCCGAGACAACCGATTATTCCCACTTTCAGCCTTTTATCAACAAAGGGACCCCAATTGTCTTTTTTGACCGTGTTCCAGAATCGCTGAATGTCAGCAAGGTGGAGGTGGATAACTATGAGGCTGCTTTTCAGGCTGTAGAGCACCTTATTGCTCAGGGTTGCCGGAAGATTTATCACCTCTCCGGTCCGATGACTTTAAGTGTTTACAAAAACCGGATGCAGGGGTATAAAGATGCAATGAAGAAGCATGGTATTGAACCGCAGGAGAATTGGTTTTACCAAAATGCGATTACACTCGAAACGGGGACGGAAGCAACAAAACAGATTATCCAGTCAGGAGATTTGCCCGATGCAATTCTCGCAGCAGGGGATTTTTCGGCCATCGGTGTGATACTGACGTTGAAAAAGGCGGGGATTCGTATTCCGGATGATATTGCAGTGGTTGGATTCGCCAACGAGACATTCGATATCTTCATAGATCCGGAGCTTACCTCTGTGGATCTGGATAGTCAGCAGTTAGGTGAGACTTCAGCTGAAATCCTGATAGAGCAACTCAACCAATCCCCCGAAGAACGTGAGGAGAAACACATTAAATTTCCTCCGAAACTGATGATACGAGATTCTTCTCTGAAAGCAAAAAAATACGATTAA
- a CDS encoding carboxypeptidase-like regulatory domain-containing protein, giving the protein MKNKIRKVKTLLLFLFFINQITHCQNILTGTILDETTKIPIDYASVYISGTTIGAYTDAKGHFSLKDVTFPCQLVVSHVAYNVNTNIINENSPKEITIYIREKTRLLNEVQVADKSMRDKNIREFKLAFLGDDYWGSHAILRNDSVLIFSHRTDTVRRSSDSMDFVKQRKYKSIGENSQWSADSSTIITCTPVFSVQSKAPLMIELPLLGYTVFVDLVRFSLKKHKYWEDCDSWSYCRFSQYSGTTPRQQRKFESNREKVYYNSVKHFFHSLFFDRLKENGYLIATQTYNKETKEVQKVFIDISPFMQYTKSKELLISGLKKKTLYIYYFDHLNGKPADLTIQSHKNRVGNIWERFRTGISPDNNSEMLFKSDTCTIRANGTTPDNNILFGGKFTTKRWGALLPYDYVPEEQE; this is encoded by the coding sequence ATGAAAAACAAAATCAGGAAAGTAAAAACACTACTGCTCTTTCTCTTTTTCATCAATCAAATTACCCATTGTCAAAACATATTAACCGGTACAATCCTGGATGAAACCACCAAAATTCCGATTGATTACGCTTCGGTCTATATCAGTGGAACCACAATCGGGGCATATACTGATGCGAAAGGACATTTCTCATTAAAAGATGTAACTTTCCCTTGTCAGCTCGTTGTAAGTCACGTGGCATACAATGTAAATACGAACATAATCAATGAAAATAGTCCCAAAGAAATCACAATATACATCAGGGAAAAAACCCGGCTACTGAACGAAGTACAGGTTGCGGACAAGAGCATGCGGGACAAAAACATCAGGGAGTTCAAACTCGCATTTCTGGGCGATGACTATTGGGGCAGTCATGCAATACTCAGAAATGACAGCGTCTTAATCTTTTCTCATCGCACAGACACAGTGAGGCGCTCATCCGACTCAATGGATTTCGTAAAACAAAGAAAGTACAAATCAATAGGAGAAAACAGCCAATGGTCCGCTGACAGCTCAACTATAATTACCTGCACCCCGGTTTTTTCCGTACAATCAAAAGCTCCGTTAATGATTGAACTTCCACTATTAGGGTACACGGTATTTGTAGATCTTGTCAGATTCTCCCTGAAAAAGCACAAATACTGGGAGGATTGCGACTCTTGGTCTTATTGTCGATTCTCGCAATATAGCGGAACAACACCGAGACAACAACGTAAATTTGAAAGTAACAGGGAAAAAGTGTATTATAATTCTGTCAAACATTTTTTTCACTCATTGTTTTTCGACAGATTGAAAGAAAACGGTTACTTAATCGCCACCCAGACATACAATAAAGAGACAAAAGAAGTCCAAAAGGTCTTTATTGACATAAGTCCCTTTATGCAATACACCAAATCAAAAGAACTTTTGATATCAGGACTAAAAAAAAAGACTTTATACATCTATTACTTCGACCATTTAAATGGCAAACCGGCCGATTTAACCATCCAATCTCATAAAAATAGAGTCGGTAATATATGGGAAAGATTCAGAACCGGAATTTCACCGGATAACAATTCTGAAATGTTATTCAAGAGTGACACTTGCACCATCCGGGCAAATGGCACTACACCGGATAACAATATTTTATTTGGAGGAAAATTCACAACAAAAAGATGGGGTGCACTTCTCCCTTATGATTATGTACCCGAAGAACAAGAATAG